One genomic region from Actinomycetota bacterium encodes:
- a CDS encoding Na+/H+ antiporter subunit E translates to MMSHLAAVAWIVAVWLIASESFTRQGVLAGVVVAVVVTRLFHLDDRDSEGIRFRPIAVCRLVAYFLIRLARANAQVALAVISPGRVRYRRAIVSVRVTDCSETIVWFLANAVSLTPGTSIVEVRSGPTVFYLHVLVLTSVAAVRLEVLEMQRRLLLAFGPDQAITEVERQIRELSIVQLKEGPRP, encoded by the coding sequence ATGATGTCCCACCTGGCCGCGGTGGCCTGGATTGTCGCCGTGTGGCTGATAGCCAGCGAGTCGTTCACTCGTCAGGGGGTGCTCGCCGGAGTGGTGGTCGCAGTTGTCGTGACCCGACTGTTCCACCTCGACGATCGCGATAGCGAGGGGATCCGGTTCCGTCCCATCGCCGTCTGCCGGCTGGTGGCCTACTTCCTCATCAGGTTGGCCCGCGCCAACGCGCAGGTGGCGCTCGCCGTGATATCGCCGGGCCGGGTGCGGTACCGGCGGGCCATCGTGAGTGTGCGCGTGACGGACTGCTCGGAGACGATCGTCTGGTTCCTTGCCAACGCAGTGTCCTTGACGCCGGGAACGTCGATCGTCGAGGTCCGGTCCGGCCCTACCGTCTTCTACCTTCATGTCCTAGTGCTCACGTCCGTCGCTGCGGTGCGGCTGGAGGTGCTCGAGATGCAGCGTCGCCTCCTGCTGGCGTTCGGGCCCGACCAGGCGATCACCGAAGTCGAGCGCCAGATCCGCGAGTTGTCGATCGTTCAGCTCAAGGAGGGCCCGAGGCCATGA
- a CDS encoding monovalent cation/H+ antiporter complex subunit F, producing MIVITTFCLAVLAVAGLICVASVVTGPSVARRVLALDTFLIVVVVGVAIGAVHTRDGVYLDALLLVALVAFIGTTAVGRFIERRGSR from the coding sequence ATGATCGTGATCACGACGTTCTGCTTGGCTGTGCTCGCCGTGGCCGGGCTCATCTGTGTCGCCAGCGTCGTCACCGGCCCTTCCGTCGCAAGGAGGGTCTTGGCCTTGGACACCTTCCTCATCGTGGTCGTGGTCGGCGTAGCCATAGGGGCGGTCCATACGCGCGACGGCGTCTACCTCGACGCGCTCCTACTGGTGGCCCTCGTTGCCTTCATCGGCACCACCGCGGTGGGGCGCTTCATCGAGCGGAGGGGGTCCCGGTGA
- the mnhG gene encoding monovalent cation/H(+) antiporter subunit G has protein sequence MVVEVLSGALLVSSVGFVLLAAVGLHRFDDVFSCVHAATKAVTFGVLLAAAGTALALDPGTDTAKLALAAALQLVTAPVSAHLVSRAAYRSGTELSPYTVLDQLADVDLDPTEGPADPNRPASGG, from the coding sequence ATGGTGGTCGAGGTGCTCTCAGGGGCGCTCCTCGTCAGCTCGGTGGGGTTCGTGCTGCTCGCCGCCGTTGGGCTACATCGCTTCGACGACGTGTTCTCGTGCGTGCACGCGGCGACCAAGGCGGTGACCTTCGGTGTGTTGCTGGCGGCGGCTGGCACAGCCCTCGCCCTCGACCCCGGGACCGACACCGCGAAACTCGCGCTGGCGGCGGCGCTTCAGCTCGTCACGGCGCCGGTCTCGGCCCACCTCGTCAGCCGTGCGGCGTACCGATCGGGCACGGAGTTGAGCCCCTATACAGTCCTCGACCAGCTCGCCGACGTTGACCTCGACCCGACCGAGGGGCCCGCCGACCCCAACCGACCCGCCAGTGGCGGGTGA
- a CDS encoding DedA family protein — translation MLTDVAHWASEVIATLGYVGVALLVAIENLFPPIPSEMVLPLAGFVAGRGDANLVGMIGAATTGSVVGAWALYGVAAWIGPARLRALVCRHGRWFGVREADLDRAEAWFDRRGRAAVLFGRCVPLIRSIVSVPAGFRRMDVVPFTILTAVGSTIWNAALIGAGAVLGERWERVGGVVGLLQGLVVVLLVGAVLAFCWSRVVRQR, via the coding sequence GTGCTGACCGACGTGGCGCACTGGGCGTCGGAGGTGATCGCCACCTTGGGCTATGTGGGCGTGGCCCTCCTAGTGGCGATCGAGAACCTCTTCCCACCGATCCCGTCAGAGATGGTGCTGCCGCTCGCCGGGTTCGTAGCCGGGCGCGGCGACGCGAACCTCGTTGGCATGATCGGGGCGGCGACCACTGGCTCGGTCGTCGGAGCTTGGGCCCTCTACGGCGTGGCGGCCTGGATCGGGCCGGCCCGTTTGAGGGCCCTCGTGTGCCGGCACGGGCGTTGGTTCGGCGTGCGCGAGGCTGACCTTGACCGGGCCGAGGCCTGGTTCGACCGGCGAGGCCGGGCTGCAGTCCTCTTCGGCCGATGCGTCCCGCTGATCCGATCGATAGTGTCGGTGCCGGCCGGCTTCCGCAGGATGGATGTGGTCCCGTTCACCATCCTGACGGCTGTGGGCAGCACCATCTGGAACGCCGCGTTGATCGGGGCGGGCGCCGTGCTGGGTGAGCGCTGGGAGCGGGTCGGTGGCGTCGTTGGGCTACTGCAAGGGCTGGTCGTGGTCCTCCTGGTTGGGGCAGTGCTCGCCTTCTGTTGGTCGCGGGTCGTCCGGCAGCGTTGA
- a CDS encoding methyltransferase domain-containing protein, with the protein MIVSTMAEDWDATAYDRVAGPQTRWGSAVVERLDLRGDERVLDAGCGTGRVTELVLRRLPRGHVVAVDSSEAMLAEAGRRLAALGDRVTLLPADLGEPLAPVVGAPVDAVLSTATLHWVVDHDALFANLASVLRPGGALVAQCGGHGNVASALAVAAELGASPGPVNFATAEATAARLRAAGFGDIWTWLQPEPTVLTGPELEEFLATVVLRTHLAGLPGPERAAFTGAVAARLVGAEVDFVRLNILARRI; encoded by the coding sequence ATGATCGTCTCAACGATGGCTGAGGACTGGGACGCGACGGCCTACGACCGGGTGGCTGGCCCCCAGACCCGGTGGGGTTCAGCGGTCGTAGAACGGCTCGACCTCCGGGGGGACGAGCGGGTGCTCGACGCCGGCTGCGGCACCGGACGGGTCACCGAGCTCGTGTTGCGCCGGCTCCCACGCGGGCACGTCGTGGCCGTCGACTCCTCGGAGGCCATGCTGGCCGAGGCGGGCCGCCGGCTGGCCGCGTTGGGAGACCGGGTGACCCTGCTGCCAGCGGACCTGGGCGAGCCCTTGGCCCCCGTCGTGGGCGCGCCGGTCGACGCCGTCCTGTCCACCGCCACACTGCACTGGGTGGTCGACCACGACGCCCTGTTCGCCAACCTGGCGTCGGTCCTGCGCCCGGGCGGGGCGCTGGTGGCCCAGTGCGGCGGCCACGGCAACGTCGCATCCGCTCTGGCCGTGGCCGCCGAACTGGGGGCGAGCCCGGGCCCGGTCAACTTCGCCACCGCCGAGGCCACGGCCGCCCGCCTGCGGGCCGCTGGGTTCGGCGACATCTGGACGTGGCTCCAGCCCGAGCCTACGGTACTGACCGGTCCCGAGCTCGAGGAGTTCCTGGCCACCGTCGTGCTGCGTACGCACCTGGCCGGCCTCCCCGGGCCCGAGCGGGCCGCGTTCACCGGGGCCGTAGCCGCCCGCCTGGTGGGCGCCGAGGTCGACTTCGTGCGCCTGAACATCCTCGCCCGCCGGATCTGA
- a CDS encoding BTAD domain-containing putative transcriptional regulator → MNPPPRISLTGRAGARVADGFVEATGMGRLGRLALAYLVLGRDRPTARDELAEALWGDDLPRTWETSLRVVISKLRAWLDEAGIGRDALESGFGTYQLLLPPGTEIDVEVANQRLSDAQTALAAGDTARARDAAAEAASGTAAEFLPGSAGRWAEQRQEDLRAVRIAALELLADACTAMGDMVQGLAAAEEAVSIEPLRESAHLRVVRAHAAAGNRGEALRAYERVRLKLAEELGVAPSPQTEDAYLALLADPGADPATAAGRQPAPAGPPVPGPGPHVSPRPLPLALSSFVGREREVAEVEGLLAGHRLVTLVGTGGLGKTRLALEVARRWAPPEGAAAVLVPLAEAADAAAVGALAAAALGLEGTDLGPEGPTPAALAALVGEIELLVVLDNCEHVIGPSSRLAATLLERCPGVRVLATTREALRVAGERAWPVPGLSAGDAARLFRVRASSAHPTFAPGLGPAGEEEALAEVCRRLDGLALAIELAAARTDVLTVSQIAARLDDRFALLTRGERNAPARQQTLQGALDWSFDALARPEQDLFARLSVFAGAFTFEAAEKVTGDEDMAGLLGSLVSRSLVTAERSPSGLRYRMLETVRGYAAAKLGPGPERDRLEGRLLAWAVERAEHAEVHLDGPGQAEWLAELESDSANFRAALASALGPGRPSSGPQATGALRLATALGRYWEVRGHLDEGRELLRAALGAAGEAPAELAARAQNAAANLALRQGDYAAARSRLEAALALRSQSDDGLGWAVAVHGLASVAALQRDLAAAGDLFAQSLAAGRELGHNTLVAASLANLGWVAHSAADLAAARAWYGQALDARRAMGDAHGTAHVLAQLGDLAYQEGDTAAASALHRESLDLRQDLGDRAGAADSLSTLGHISLVEGNLVEARGRFAQCLALRRELGDRSGLPAALLNLADLDAAAGDLGAAQAHLAEAAAAASAARDRASLAHVLGHRGRVERRAGDLGRAAATYADAARAAPPAGPVGAEWLEGVGAALAAAGRATTGARLLAAASAARASWGAPVQPHEHATYEVELESVRSVLGDDAFSAAWAEGLGLGFTEAVAEALAALGT, encoded by the coding sequence GTGAACCCGCCGCCCCGCATCTCGCTCACCGGTCGAGCGGGGGCGCGGGTGGCCGACGGCTTCGTGGAAGCGACCGGCATGGGCCGCCTCGGACGGCTGGCCTTGGCCTACCTCGTGCTCGGCCGGGACCGGCCCACCGCCCGCGACGAGTTGGCCGAGGCCCTGTGGGGCGATGACCTGCCCCGGACCTGGGAGACCTCGCTGCGGGTGGTCATCAGCAAGCTGCGCGCCTGGCTCGACGAGGCGGGCATCGGGCGGGACGCGCTCGAGTCGGGGTTCGGTACATACCAGCTCCTCCTGCCGCCCGGCACCGAGATCGACGTCGAGGTCGCGAACCAGCGGCTGTCCGACGCCCAAACGGCGCTAGCCGCGGGCGACACCGCCCGGGCCCGGGACGCGGCCGCGGAGGCGGCATCGGGAACGGCCGCCGAGTTCCTGCCGGGCTCGGCCGGGCGCTGGGCCGAGCAGCGCCAGGAGGACCTACGGGCCGTCCGGATCGCCGCCCTCGAGCTGCTGGCCGACGCCTGCACCGCCATGGGCGACATGGTCCAGGGGCTGGCCGCCGCCGAGGAGGCCGTGTCCATCGAGCCCCTGCGCGAGTCGGCCCACCTCCGGGTCGTCCGGGCCCACGCCGCCGCCGGGAACCGGGGCGAGGCCCTGCGGGCTTACGAGCGGGTCCGGCTCAAGCTGGCCGAGGAACTGGGAGTAGCGCCCTCGCCCCAGACCGAGGACGCCTACCTGGCCCTGCTGGCCGACCCCGGTGCCGACCCGGCCACGGCCGCCGGCCGCCAGCCCGCCCCCGCCGGGCCACCGGTGCCCGGCCCCGGGCCCCACGTGTCGCCCCGCCCGCTCCCCCTGGCCCTGTCGAGCTTCGTGGGGCGCGAGAGGGAGGTGGCCGAGGTGGAGGGCTTGCTGGCCGGCCACCGCCTGGTGACCCTGGTCGGCACCGGTGGCCTGGGCAAGACGCGCCTGGCCCTCGAGGTGGCCCGGCGGTGGGCCCCCCCCGAGGGCGCCGCAGCCGTGCTCGTGCCCCTGGCCGAAGCCGCCGACGCCGCGGCTGTCGGAGCTCTGGCGGCCGCCGCCCTCGGCCTCGAGGGTACCGACCTCGGCCCCGAGGGGCCGACGCCCGCCGCCCTGGCCGCGCTGGTGGGCGAGATCGAGCTCCTGGTGGTCCTCGACAACTGCGAGCACGTGATCGGGCCGTCCTCCCGGCTGGCCGCCACCCTCTTGGAGCGCTGCCCGGGGGTGCGCGTGCTGGCCACCACCCGGGAAGCGCTGCGGGTGGCCGGCGAGAGGGCCTGGCCCGTGCCTGGACTGTCGGCGGGCGACGCCGCCCGGCTGTTCCGGGTGAGGGCATCCTCGGCCCACCCCACGTTCGCCCCAGGGCTCGGCCCGGCCGGTGAGGAGGAGGCCCTAGCCGAGGTGTGCCGGCGCCTCGACGGCCTGGCCCTGGCGATCGAGTTGGCGGCTGCCCGCACCGACGTGCTGACCGTCAGCCAGATCGCCGCCCGCCTCGACGACCGCTTCGCGTTGCTCACCCGGGGGGAGCGCAACGCCCCGGCCCGCCAGCAGACTCTGCAGGGCGCCCTCGACTGGAGCTTCGACGCCCTGGCCCGCCCCGAGCAGGACCTGTTCGCACGGTTGTCGGTGTTCGCCGGGGCGTTCACCTTCGAGGCCGCCGAGAAGGTCACCGGCGACGAGGACATGGCCGGGCTGTTGGGGTCGCTGGTGAGCCGATCGCTGGTGACGGCCGAGCGCTCGCCCTCCGGTCTGCGCTACCGGATGCTGGAGACGGTCAGGGGTTACGCGGCGGCCAAGCTGGGCCCCGGCCCCGAGCGCGACCGGTTGGAGGGGCGCCTGCTGGCCTGGGCCGTCGAGCGGGCCGAGCACGCCGAGGTCCACCTCGACGGTCCCGGCCAGGCCGAGTGGCTGGCCGAGCTGGAGAGCGACAGCGCCAACTTCCGGGCCGCGTTGGCGTCCGCCCTCGGGCCGGGACGGCCGTCGTCGGGCCCACAGGCCACGGGTGCGCTGCGCCTGGCCACGGCCCTGGGCCGCTACTGGGAGGTCAGGGGGCACCTCGACGAGGGCCGCGAGCTACTGCGGGCCGCGCTGGGTGCGGCGGGCGAGGCGCCTGCCGAGTTGGCGGCCCGCGCCCAGAACGCGGCCGCCAACCTGGCCCTGCGCCAGGGCGACTACGCGGCGGCCCGCTCCCGCCTCGAGGCGGCGCTGGCCCTGCGCAGCCAAAGCGACGATGGCCTGGGGTGGGCCGTGGCCGTTCACGGTCTAGCCAGCGTGGCCGCCCTCCAGCGCGACCTGGCGGCCGCCGGCGACCTCTTCGCCCAGAGCCTGGCCGCCGGGAGGGAGCTGGGCCATAACACCCTGGTAGCGGCGTCGCTGGCCAACCTGGGCTGGGTCGCCCACTCCGCGGCCGACCTGGCCGCGGCCCGGGCCTGGTACGGCCAGGCCCTCGACGCCCGCCGGGCCATGGGCGACGCCCACGGCACAGCCCACGTGCTGGCCCAGCTCGGTGACCTCGCCTACCAGGAGGGCGACACGGCCGCGGCCTCGGCCCTCCACCGCGAGAGCTTGGACCTGCGCCAGGACCTGGGCGACCGCGCCGGTGCGGCCGACTCGCTGTCCACTCTGGGCCACATCTCCCTCGTCGAGGGCAACCTGGTCGAGGCCCGCGGCCGCTTCGCCCAGTGCCTGGCCCTGCGCCGGGAGCTGGGCGATCGTTCAGGGCTTCCGGCCGCCCTGCTCAACCTGGCCGACCTCGACGCGGCCGCCGGTGACCTGGGTGCGGCCCAGGCCCACCTGGCCGAGGCCGCGGCCGCCGCCTCGGCCGCGCGCGACCGGGCCTCCCTGGCCCACGTGCTGGGCCACCGGGGCCGGGTCGAGCGGCGGGCCGGCGACCTCGGGCGCGCCGCGGCCACCTACGCCGACGCCGCCCGGGCGGCCCCTCCCGCCGGACCGGTGGGCGCCGAGTGGCTCGAGGGCGTGGGGGCGGCGCTGGCGGCCGCCGGCCGGGCCACGACCGGGGCCCGCCTGCTGGCCGCCGCGTCCGCGGCGCGAGCCTCCTGGGGTGCGCCCGTCCAGCCCCATGAGCACGCGACCTACGAGGTCGAGCTCGAGTCCGTGAGGTCGGTGCTCGGGGACGACGCCTTCTCGGCGGCCTGGGCCGAGGGCCTGGGCCTGGGTTTCACCGAGGCGGTGGCGGAGGCCCTGGCCGCCTTGGGCACCTGA
- a CDS encoding AAA family ATPase: protein MASKRRRFRLPRPFRVALVMASIVLMAFFAFSWLQGYDRIVRDSITGQLVQLKVRPGPAESLREIGAFFPEFLRTAFPMLMMMLFFFVIVVMQFIGLFWYLSRGQSYTIYPGEYDVTFDDVRGQKAIVDATKEVVKLFEGFKEFRRMGGYPPHGILFEGPPGTGKTLLGKAIAGQTNVPFLYSNGSAFTSMFLGVGNMKIKAMFREARRLSKDYDGAVIFIDELDAVAGSRGQVSARSVPYDDPFVPRSVRDFWSVDRFIMGGVGGANSMLVNELLVNMDGLVLPKRRFRHIKRALRVKPKVPIYNILIIGATNRASVLDPALLRPGRFDRKIHVGNPTAEGRKDIAAYYLEKVRHEEIDLDKLASATVGYSPARIKNVINEGLIFALQDGREAVTYDDIWQAMLTDEIGLKQPVIYTPWEKEATSIHEAGHAVARWFCDPSKSVTVITIQKREDALGMVVSMELEERFSRTREEILADIKVSLAGMAAEQVWYGTTTSGPGSDLQAATMRAAQMVAYYGMGPSLFSYGAIPPSGPGGETLSGLLADPEFRGEVDRILEHCRAEVTGLLQRKAHCVEAIRDRLLVEEQITGDGFANLMESLGEGRDGPEVARLRQPPRALGDLRNLPPANGDGSGTATNGDTAPRPASPWSRPPD from the coding sequence ATGGCCAGCAAGAGACGTAGGTTCCGCCTTCCCCGGCCGTTCAGGGTCGCCCTGGTCATGGCCAGCATCGTGCTGATGGCGTTCTTCGCCTTCTCGTGGCTCCAGGGCTACGACCGCATCGTGCGCGACAGCATCACCGGCCAGCTCGTGCAGCTCAAGGTGCGGCCCGGGCCCGCCGAGTCGCTGCGGGAAATCGGCGCCTTCTTCCCCGAGTTCCTGCGCACCGCCTTCCCGATGCTGATGATGATGCTGTTCTTCTTCGTCATCGTCGTCATGCAGTTCATCGGGCTGTTCTGGTACCTCTCGCGGGGCCAGAGCTACACGATCTACCCGGGCGAGTACGACGTGACCTTCGACGACGTCCGAGGCCAGAAGGCCATCGTCGACGCCACCAAGGAGGTGGTGAAGCTCTTCGAGGGCTTCAAGGAGTTCCGGCGCATGGGCGGCTACCCACCCCACGGCATCCTGTTCGAGGGCCCGCCGGGCACCGGCAAGACCCTGCTGGGCAAGGCCATCGCCGGCCAGACCAACGTGCCCTTCCTCTACTCCAACGGCAGCGCCTTCACCTCGATGTTCCTGGGCGTGGGCAACATGAAGATCAAGGCCATGTTCCGGGAGGCCCGCCGGCTCTCCAAGGACTACGACGGTGCCGTCATCTTCATCGACGAGCTCGATGCCGTGGCCGGGTCCCGGGGTCAGGTCAGCGCCCGCTCGGTGCCCTACGACGACCCGTTCGTCCCCCGGTCGGTGCGCGACTTCTGGTCGGTCGACCGCTTCATCATGGGCGGGGTGGGCGGGGCCAACTCGATGCTGGTCAACGAGCTGCTGGTGAACATGGACGGCCTCGTGCTGCCCAAGCGCCGGTTCCGCCACATAAAGCGGGCCCTGCGGGTCAAGCCCAAGGTCCCCATCTACAACATCCTCATCATCGGGGCCACCAACCGGGCCTCGGTGCTCGACCCCGCCCTGCTGCGACCCGGCCGCTTCGACCGCAAGATCCACGTGGGCAACCCCACGGCCGAAGGTCGCAAGGACATCGCCGCCTACTACCTCGAGAAGGTCAGGCACGAGGAGATCGACCTCGACAAGCTGGCCAGCGCCACCGTGGGTTACTCCCCGGCCCGGATCAAGAACGTGATCAACGAGGGCCTGATCTTCGCCCTCCAGGACGGCCGCGAGGCGGTGACCTACGACGACATCTGGCAGGCCATGCTCACCGACGAGATCGGGCTCAAGCAGCCGGTGATCTACACGCCATGGGAGAAGGAGGCCACCTCCATCCACGAGGCGGGCCACGCCGTCGCCCGCTGGTTCTGCGACCCATCCAAGTCGGTGACGGTCATCACCATCCAGAAGCGGGAGGACGCCCTCGGCATGGTCGTGTCGATGGAGCTGGAGGAGCGCTTCTCCCGCACCCGGGAGGAGATCCTGGCCGACATCAAGGTCAGCCTGGCCGGCATGGCCGCCGAGCAGGTCTGGTACGGCACGACCACCAGCGGCCCGGGCTCGGACCTCCAAGCGGCCACCATGCGGGCCGCCCAGATGGTGGCCTACTACGGGATGGGGCCGAGCCTGTTCTCGTACGGCGCCATCCCCCCGTCGGGCCCGGGGGGAGAAACCCTGTCGGGCCTGCTGGCCGATCCCGAGTTCCGGGGCGAGGTCGACCGCATCCTCGAGCACTGCCGGGCCGAGGTGACGGGCCTGCTCCAGCGCAAGGCCCACTGCGTGGAGGCCATCCGCGACCGCCTGCTGGTCGAGGAGCAGATCACGGGCGATGGCTTCGCCAACCTGATGGAGTCCTTGGGCGAAGGCCGCGACGGCCCCGAGGTGGCCCGGCTCCGCCAGCCCCCCCGGGCCTTGGGCGACCTGCGCAACCTGCCCCCAGCCAACGGCGATGGCTCCGGTACGGCCACCAACGGCGACACCGCTCCCCGCCCCGCCTCCCCCTGGTCCCGCCCGCCCGACTAA
- a CDS encoding secondary thiamine-phosphate synthase enzyme YjbQ, with protein MFSTVLDIDTSSASTVDLTARVAEFARSRGDGLLHVFVPHATAGLALMETGSGSEGDLVAALESLLPRDGRYRHRHGSPGHGADHVLPAIVSPSMVLAVEGGRLVLGTWQSVVLVDLNADNPRRQVRLTFLEG; from the coding sequence TTGTTCTCGACGGTTCTCGACATCGACACGTCCTCGGCCTCGACCGTCGACCTCACGGCCAGGGTGGCCGAGTTCGCCCGGTCCCGGGGCGACGGGCTCCTGCACGTCTTCGTCCCCCACGCCACCGCCGGACTGGCCCTCATGGAGACGGGGTCGGGCTCGGAGGGTGACCTGGTGGCCGCCCTCGAGAGCCTGCTGCCGCGCGACGGCCGCTACCGCCACCGCCATGGTTCGCCCGGCCACGGGGCCGACCACGTGCTGCCCGCCATCGTGAGCCCGTCCATGGTCCTGGCCGTGGAGGGGGGCCGGCTGGTCCTCGGCACCTGGCAGTCGGTTGTCCTCGTCGACCTCAACGCCGACAACCCCCGGCGCCAGGTGCGTCTCACGTTCCTGGAAGGTTGA
- a CDS encoding lysylphosphatidylglycerol synthase domain-containing protein: MGRGPSVRRPGERTSRWPRGRGRVVARLGRGGCGGCGRRAGGAPPSAHRPRAGPPGLGRPAAWALVGLATAALARAVAPSADLWSVGLAAAPAWLAGFVAVGAPGGIGVREAVFVAAATSLPDGQAVAVALVARLAFVAADAAGAALASGARRLSGRGARPDVNLPGT, translated from the coding sequence ATGGGCCGCGGCCCGTCTGTCCGGCGCCCTGGGGAACGGACCAGCCGGTGGCCCCGGGGCCGAGGCCGAGTTGTCGCCAGGCTGGGTCGCGGTGGCTGCGGTGGCTGCGGCCGCCGGGCTGGTGGCGCTCCACCCTCGGCTCACCGGCCCCGTGCTGGCCCGCCTGGGCTCGGCCGCCCCGCGGCCTGGGCCCTGGTGGGGCTGGCCACGGCCGCGCTGGCCCGGGCCGTGGCCCCCTCGGCCGACCTGTGGTCGGTGGGGCTGGCCGCTGCCCCGGCGTGGCTGGCCGGCTTCGTGGCTGTCGGGGCACCAGGAGGGATCGGGGTACGCGAGGCCGTGTTCGTGGCCGCGGCCACCTCTCTGCCCGACGGCCAAGCGGTGGCCGTGGCCCTGGTGGCCCGGCTGGCCTTCGTGGCCGCCGACGCGGCCGGGGCCGCCCTGGCGTCGGGGGCCCGGCGGTTGTCGGGCCGAGGGGCCCGGCCCGACGTCAACCTTCCAGGAACGTGA
- a CDS encoding class I SAM-dependent methyltransferase — translation MPTGNTYDKYQSTHGLERRLVSRFLACLDQALAGPPPTRVLEIGTGEGMIADRLARRFVSSAVVGVDLCDPTLVAHWRSRGLVGTFADATRLPFPDGRFDLVLAIEVLEHLPEPAAALAEIARVASGRVLLSVPREPLWRAGNLARGRYVAAWGNTPGHLQHWGRRSFVATVGRHLEVVGHWQPLPWTMVLARTSPAPGPVGPAPGAPA, via the coding sequence GTGCCCACCGGGAACACCTACGACAAGTACCAGAGCACCCACGGGCTCGAACGCCGCCTCGTGTCCCGCTTCCTGGCCTGCCTCGACCAGGCCCTGGCCGGGCCGCCGCCCACCCGGGTGCTGGAGATCGGCACGGGCGAGGGCATGATCGCCGACCGGTTGGCCCGCCGGTTCGTATCGTCGGCCGTCGTGGGCGTCGACCTCTGCGACCCCACGCTGGTGGCCCACTGGCGGTCACGGGGGCTGGTGGGCACGTTCGCCGATGCCACCCGGCTCCCCTTCCCCGACGGCCGCTTCGACCTCGTGCTGGCCATCGAGGTGCTCGAGCACCTCCCCGAACCGGCCGCCGCCCTGGCCGAGATCGCCCGGGTGGCCTCGGGCCGGGTGCTGCTGTCGGTACCCCGGGAGCCGCTGTGGCGGGCCGGCAACCTCGCCCGCGGCCGCTACGTGGCCGCCTGGGGCAACACCCCCGGGCACCTCCAGCACTGGGGCCGCCGGTCCTTCGTGGCCACCGTCGGTCGCCACCTCGAGGTTGTGGGGCACTGGCAGCCCCTCCCGTGGACCATGGTCCTGGCCCGCACCTCCCCGGCACCGGGCCCCGTGGGACCGGCACCGGGCGCCCCGGCCTAG
- a CDS encoding glycosyltransferase family 2 protein: MAGSADDRCDVSVVLPVYNEAGHLGQELKRIRAALEASPYTFELIVVDDGSTDGSAQELEPVEGITLIRFASNRGTGAARRAGTKAARGRVVVWTDVDMTYPNDDIPRLVAELEGHDQVVGARLQEKGTHKTARVAAKWSMRKLAGYLAEEPIPDLNSGFRAFRREVAAQFLHLLPRGFSCVSTMTMAFLLNGYSVKYLPIEYGVRAGRSKFHWRRDTYRYLQQVVRLIMAWQPLRIFVPLGLALLALGTAKLGFDLIAHPFRVATNTLLILFAALQVFVVGLLADLVVTTTKPADLIDPARP, translated from the coding sequence ATGGCAGGTAGCGCGGACGACCGCTGCGACGTCTCGGTGGTCCTGCCCGTCTACAACGAGGCGGGCCACCTGGGCCAGGAGCTAAAGCGCATCCGCGCCGCCCTGGAGGCGTCGCCCTACACCTTCGAGCTCATCGTGGTGGACGACGGTTCGACCGACGGGTCGGCCCAGGAGCTGGAGCCCGTCGAGGGGATCACGCTGATCCGCTTCGCCTCCAACCGGGGGACGGGCGCGGCCCGCCGGGCGGGCACCAAGGCGGCCCGGGGCCGCGTGGTGGTCTGGACCGACGTCGACATGACCTACCCCAACGACGACATCCCCCGCCTGGTGGCCGAGCTCGAGGGTCACGACCAGGTGGTCGGGGCCCGCCTGCAGGAGAAGGGCACCCACAAGACGGCCCGGGTGGCGGCCAAGTGGTCGATGCGCAAGCTGGCCGGCTATCTGGCCGAAGAACCCATCCCCGACCTCAACTCGGGGTTCCGGGCCTTCCGGCGGGAGGTGGCCGCCCAGTTCCTGCACCTGCTGCCCCGGGGGTTCTCGTGCGTCAGCACGATGACCATGGCCTTCCTGCTCAACGGCTACTCGGTGAAGTACCTGCCCATCGAGTACGGCGTGCGGGCCGGGCGCTCGAAGTTCCACTGGCGGCGCGACACCTACCGCTACCTCCAGCAGGTCGTCCGCCTCATCATGGCCTGGCAGCCGCTGCGCATCTTCGTACCCCTGGGCCTGGCCCTCCTCGCCCTGGGTACGGCCAAGCTGGGCTTCGACCTGATCGCCCACCCCTTCCGGGTGGCCACCAACACGCTTCTCATCCTGTTCGCCGCCCTCCAGGTCTTCGTGGTGGGGCTCCTGGCCGATCTGGTCGTCACGACCACCAAACCAGCCGACCTGATCGACCCGGCCCGCCCGTGA